In Massilia sp. METH4, the genomic window GTGCTCCAGCGTTTCCCAGCCGATCACCAGGCGGTAGAAGTCCGGCCGCTCGATCGTGCGGTCGATGCGCATCGAGACGCAACCCTTGGCGCGGCGAAACAGCGGCACGGCTTCGCGCACGGCGGCTTCGAACGCTTCATTGCTGCCGGGCTTGATGGTGATTTCGGCGATTTCGTGGATCATGAAAGGTCTCCTGAT contains:
- a CDS encoding antibiotic biosynthesis monooxygenase family protein is translated as MIHEIAEITIKPGSNEAFEAAVREAVPLFRRAKGCVSMRIDRTIERPDFYRLVIGWETLEHHTVDFRGSDDFQAWRGLVGGFFAEPPKVEHTETVVSGF